The Chloroflexus aggregans DSM 9485 genome segment CCAGCAGATTCGCCAATATTTGGCGCGCACGGGTATAAAAATCTTCGATCGCCATCGCCGCTTCCTCCTGGTGGTGTTGGTGTGTGGTGAGATGGTATCCTGTGTTGCCGATGATCATCGATCAGACGCCACAGCTCACCGAATCGTTGCGCTTTGCGCCACAGAAACGAGGGAAGCGCAACCTACTGATACCGACGACCTGCGTACATACGGCTCATCCGTTCTCTTTTATCGAGGAGTGACCGTCGTGGCGCAAAACCTCTCGTGAACGACTCCCATCGGCAGGACCAACATACCCCTGCTGTTCAAGCAGATCGATCAACTGTTGCGCTTTGGAATACCCAATGCGTAAGCGTCGTTGCAGAAGCGAAGCCGAAGCACGCTGGTGTTGTGAGACCAACGCAATCGCTTGTGGTAATAGTTCATCTTGTTCGGCTGGTGAGAGGAACTCTGCCGGAGGTTGGAAGCCCTCGCTCCCGGCCGTTGGCTGGCTTGTGCTACCGGTATGCTGCTCACCGGGTGTCGATTCGGTCGGTGGTGATGCGTTACGCCAGAACTCAACGATCCGTTCGACCTCACGATCGGCCACATAGGTGCCCTGAATGCGGATCAGCTTTGCCGAATCGGCGGCCATATACAGCATATCACCCCGCCCTAACAGATGTTCGGCGCCGGGTACGTCGAGAATCACGCGACTATCAACTTGTGATGTGACGGCAAAAGCGATACGTGAGGGGAAGTTGGCCTTGATCAGACCGGTTATGACATCCACCGAGGGGCGTTGCGTGGCGATGATCAGATGGATTCCGGTGGCACGGGCCATCTGCGCCAAGCGGCAGATGTAGGTCTCGACTTCATCGGCGGCCATCATCATCAAATCGGCCAGCTCATCAATGACTATCACGATATAAGGCATCGGCTCAAGATCGGCCCGTTTGCGCATTAGTTGCCGGTAGCTGTCGATATTGCGACACCCATTGCGTGCAAACACTTTATAGCGCCGTTCCATCTCACGGGTTGCCCATTTGAGGGTTGGTACAACTCGCTCGACCTCGGTGACCACCGGCGAAAGGAGGTGGGGAATGTGATTGTAGACAATCATCTCGACCATCTTCGGGTCGATCAAGATCAGCTTCAGCTCGTCAGGAGTGTGTTTCAGGAGTAGCCCGCAGAGGAAGGCATTAATTGCTACCGATTTACCCGAACCGGTTGCGCCGGCCACCAGCAAGTGCGGCATTTTGGTCAGATCGGCGATGATCGGGGTGCCACTCACATCCTTGCCGAGCGGTAACTTGAGCCGCCCGCGATGGAGTTCGTACTCTTCACTGTCGAGTACTTCGCGCAGCGTTACCATCGCAATGGCGCTATTGGGAATCTCGATCCCGACTACATTCTTCCCTGGGATCGGTGCCTCGATCCGGATCGATTGCGCAGCGAGTGCCAGCGCCAAGTCGCGTTCGAGGGTCATGATTTTGGCTACTTTCACCCCAACTGCCGGCTGCAATTCAAACTGCGTTACTGCCGGTCCGGTATTGACCCCGACGACCCGTGCCTCGACTTTAAAGCTTGCCAGTGTCTCTTCGATCACGCGCGCTTTCAACCGACGTTCTTCATCGGTGATCCCCCCCTCTATCGTTCGCTCAAGGAGCAGATCAAGCGATGGCAGGGGCCATGCCCGGCGTACCGGCGAAATCTCAAAGCCGTCGAGTGGTTCTTGTACGATTTCTTGGGTCGGTTCGGGCTTCGTTGGTGTGAGGGGTTTGACCGGTTCGGGCGGTTTGGTTGATGGTGGTGGTAACTCGGGCGTAGGCCGTTGGAAAAGACTGGCCCGGGTTGGGCGAGCGGCGATGGGGGTTGGGACAATATCATCAATTTCCCCTTGCGGCGGTGGGGCAAACACGAGATCGGAGATCGAGCGTCGGGCTGAAGTTGTCGGTGGTGGTTTGCGACGTGGTGTATTCCACAGGAACTGCCAGAGCGCTATTGTCCGCTCAACCATGCCCACGGTCAGCTCGCGCACGGTGAGGTTGAAGGTGAGCAATACGCCAACAAAACCCAGTGCCAGGATCACAACCACCGCTGCGATCTGACCGATGGCCAATTGGAGCACCGTGAACAGCCAATAGCCGATCCAGCCGCCACCCTCGTTGAATCGGTCAGCGATGGCAATGTCATGTACCGGTACTTCAAGCAAACCGAGCATGGCCAGCAGCACCAGCATGGTGCCAAGGACGTTTGCCCCACTCAGACTGGCATCGCTCAACTGCTCTTGCCAGAGAATAGCGATCCCGATCAGCACGAGGGTGAGCGGTACAAAGAAGATCCCTGCGCCAAACAGCGAGCGAACACCATTAACATAGAGATCGCCGATCCGACCTGACTCGCCGGTCACGACGAAGATGATCGTAATCGCAGCGATCAGTATCAACCCCAGCGCAAATATCTCACGCTGATGTTCGGGCCGCAACGAGATAGTCCAGCTCGTCTTCGCGCTCCTCTTGCGGCTGCGACTGCTGTTGGATTGTCGCTTGCTTGCTGATTTATTCCCGCTGCGTGAGGCCATAGTTCACCGGCTATCTACCAGTAGATATGTGGCATGATTATAGCATATTTGTGCGAGCAAGGGCGGTCGCAGCTATCACCATCTTTACAAATTGCCTTCGAGCCCATATAATTATGACCAGGAGCGGTATAGTCGTCACGACGCAGCTCCTTACTCTAACTGAGA includes the following:
- a CDS encoding DNA translocase FtsK; the protein is MRPEHQREIFALGLILIAAITIIFVVTGESGRIGDLYVNGVRSLFGAGIFFVPLTLVLIGIAILWQEQLSDASLSGANVLGTMLVLLAMLGLLEVPVHDIAIADRFNEGGGWIGYWLFTVLQLAIGQIAAVVVILALGFVGVLLTFNLTVRELTVGMVERTIALWQFLWNTPRRKPPPTTSARRSISDLVFAPPPQGEIDDIVPTPIAARPTRASLFQRPTPELPPPSTKPPEPVKPLTPTKPEPTQEIVQEPLDGFEISPVRRAWPLPSLDLLLERTIEGGITDEERRLKARVIEETLASFKVEARVVGVNTGPAVTQFELQPAVGVKVAKIMTLERDLALALAAQSIRIEAPIPGKNVVGIEIPNSAIAMVTLREVLDSEEYELHRGRLKLPLGKDVSGTPIIADLTKMPHLLVAGATGSGKSVAINAFLCGLLLKHTPDELKLILIDPKMVEMIVYNHIPHLLSPVVTEVERVVPTLKWATREMERRYKVFARNGCRNIDSYRQLMRKRADLEPMPYIVIVIDELADLMMMAADEVETYICRLAQMARATGIHLIIATQRPSVDVITGLIKANFPSRIAFAVTSQVDSRVILDVPGAEHLLGRGDMLYMAADSAKLIRIQGTYVADREVERIVEFWRNASPPTESTPGEQHTGSTSQPTAGSEGFQPPAEFLSPAEQDELLPQAIALVSQHQRASASLLQRRLRIGYSKAQQLIDLLEQQGYVGPADGSRSREVLRHDGHSSIKENG